A section of the Chryseobacterium scophthalmum genome encodes:
- the bglX gene encoding beta-glucosidase BglX, producing MKKIYFILAFTAFGFNAFGQKTVDQKVSELLSKMTLEEKVGQLVQYSGFEYATGPQNSNSATVLEEIKKGKVGSMLNVAGAEETKKFQELALKSRLRIPLLFGQDVIHGYRTTFPVNLGQAASWDLKLIEKSERIAATEASAYGIHWTFAPMVDIARDPRWGRVMEGSGEDTYLGMQIGLARIKGFQGKGLGNLDAIMACAKHFAAYGAAVGGRDYNSVDMSLRQLHETYLPPFKAAAEAGVATFMNSFNDINGIPATANKYILRNLLKDQWNYKGFVVSDWGSIGEMVPHGYAKDNKEAAEKAMNAGTDMDMESRAYMAELPKLVKEGKVDPKFIDDATRRILVKKFEMGLFDDPYRFSSEKRQKEQLNNQENRKFGREFGSKSIVLLKNEKNILPLSKSIKTVALIGPFGKETVANQGFWSIAFKDDNQRIVTQFDGIKNQLDKNSTLLYAKGANVDDQDKSMFAEAIETAKKADVVIMTLGEGHAMSGEAKSRSNIHFSGVQEELLKEIAKTGKPIVLMINAGRPLVFDWAADNISTIVYTWWLGTEAGNSIADVLFGTVNPGGKLPMSFPRTEGQIPVYYNHYNTGRPAKNNTDRNYVSAYIDLDNDPKFPFGYGLSYTQFKYSEMNLSSTNLKGNQTLNISVNVSNTGKYDGEEVVQLYIRDLFGKAVRPVKELKGFQKVFIKKGETKTINFTLTPENLKFYDDELNYGWEAGDFDIMIGTDSQNVQTKRINWSK from the coding sequence ATGAAGAAGATATATTTCATATTAGCATTTACAGCATTCGGATTCAACGCTTTCGGACAAAAAACGGTCGATCAGAAAGTTTCCGAGTTGTTATCAAAAATGACGTTGGAAGAAAAAGTAGGACAGCTCGTTCAATACAGTGGTTTTGAATATGCAACGGGTCCGCAAAACTCAAATTCTGCGACGGTTTTAGAAGAAATAAAAAAAGGAAAAGTTGGCTCTATGCTCAATGTTGCAGGAGCAGAAGAAACGAAAAAATTTCAAGAATTAGCTTTAAAATCTAGATTAAGAATTCCTTTACTCTTTGGTCAGGATGTAATTCATGGGTACAGAACAACATTTCCCGTGAATTTAGGACAAGCGGCGAGTTGGGATTTAAAATTAATTGAAAAATCAGAACGAATTGCAGCAACTGAAGCTTCAGCTTACGGAATTCACTGGACTTTTGCACCAATGGTCGACATTGCAAGAGATCCGAGATGGGGAAGAGTAATGGAAGGTTCGGGTGAAGACACATATTTGGGAATGCAAATTGGTTTGGCAAGAATCAAAGGTTTTCAGGGAAAAGGTCTTGGAAATCTTGACGCCATTATGGCCTGTGCGAAGCATTTCGCAGCGTATGGAGCGGCTGTTGGCGGAAGAGATTACAATTCTGTGGATATGAGTTTAAGGCAATTACACGAAACTTATTTACCTCCTTTCAAAGCTGCTGCAGAAGCGGGAGTCGCTACTTTTATGAATTCTTTTAACGACATTAATGGAATTCCGGCAACGGCAAACAAATATATTTTAAGAAATCTTTTAAAAGACCAGTGGAATTATAAAGGTTTTGTGGTTTCAGATTGGGGAAGTATCGGAGAAATGGTTCCTCACGGATATGCTAAAGACAATAAAGAAGCTGCCGAAAAAGCCATGAATGCAGGAACTGATATGGATATGGAAAGCCGAGCTTATATGGCTGAACTTCCAAAATTGGTTAAAGAAGGGAAAGTTGATCCAAAATTTATTGATGACGCAACGAGAAGAATTTTGGTTAAAAAATTTGAAATGGGATTATTTGATGATCCTTACAGATTTAGCAGTGAAAAGAGGCAGAAAGAACAATTAAACAATCAGGAAAATAGAAAATTCGGGAGAGAATTTGGTTCAAAAAGCATTGTTTTACTTAAAAATGAAAAGAATATTCTTCCGCTTTCAAAATCTATTAAAACTGTAGCATTGATCGGTCCTTTCGGAAAAGAAACAGTTGCTAATCAGGGCTTCTGGTCGATTGCATTTAAAGATGACAATCAAAGAATTGTTACTCAGTTTGATGGAATTAAAAATCAATTAGATAAAAATTCGACTTTATTGTATGCAAAAGGAGCTAATGTTGATGATCAGGATAAATCTATGTTCGCAGAAGCTATAGAAACGGCAAAAAAAGCAGACGTTGTGATTATGACTTTAGGTGAAGGTCACGCAATGAGCGGAGAAGCGAAAAGCAGAAGTAATATTCATTTTTCGGGAGTTCAGGAAGAACTTTTAAAAGAAATTGCTAAAACAGGAAAACCGATTGTCTTAATGATCAATGCAGGAAGACCTTTGGTTTTTGATTGGGCTGCAGATAATATTTCAACTATTGTTTACACTTGGTGGTTGGGTACAGAAGCCGGAAATTCTATCGCAGATGTTCTTTTTGGAACGGTAAATCCTGGAGGGAAACTTCCAATGTCTTTTCCTAGAACAGAAGGACAAATTCCTGTTTATTACAATCATTACAACACAGGAAGACCCGCAAAAAACAACACTGATAGAAATTATGTTTCAGCATATATTGATTTGGATAATGATCCTAAATTCCCTTTTGGTTATGGTTTAAGTTATACTCAATTTAAATATTCTGAAATGAATTTAAGTTCAACCAACCTTAAAGGAAATCAGACTTTAAATATCAGTGTAAATGTTTCCAACACTGGAAAATACGATGGGGAAGAAGTGGTGCAGTTGTACATCAGAGATTTATTTGGAAAAGCAGTACGACCTGTAAAAGAATTAAAAGGTTTCCAAAAAGTTTTCATTAAAAAAGGAGAAACTAAAACTATCAATTTTACATTAACTCCTGAAAATCTGAAATTTTATGATGATGAATTGAATTATGGTTGGGAAGCCGGAGATTTTGACATTATGATAGGAACCGATTCTCAAAATGTTCAGACAAAAAGAATTAATTGGTCAAAATAA
- a CDS encoding glycoside hydrolase family 30 protein translates to MVNKISYSFFLKSTALLFSGVVLLPLSSCKSLANTDKKVQIWITKGDESVKLQQQNALTFVNTSNNFQNIEIDDAQKFQYIDGFGYTLTGGSVEVINRLSPSKRKALLNELFGNDKNSISISYLRLSIGASDLDGEVFSYDDLPEGQTDPSLSKFSLARDKDLISMLKEILAINPKIKIIAAPWSPPVWMKDNGKSIGGSLKTEYYDVYAKYFVKYIQGMQKEGITIDAITPQNEPLHPGNNPSLLMVSDQQRDFIKQSLGPIFKSNNIKTKIVVYDHNCNKPEYAINILNDTEANQYIDGSAFHLYEGDISALSTVHNAHPNKNLYFTEQWTGAKGTFNEDLNWHTRNVVIGSMRNWSKIALEWNLANDPQYKPHTPGGCTECKGAITVSDSENFTRNVAYYIIAHASKFVPANSQRIASTQTENLATVAFKTPEGRTVLIVQNNNKSDESFNIKYNQKTAPVTISGSSVATYIF, encoded by the coding sequence ATGGTAAACAAAATTTCATATAGTTTCTTTTTAAAAAGTACTGCACTGCTATTTAGCGGTGTGGTACTTTTGCCTTTATCTTCGTGTAAATCTTTAGCAAATACAGATAAGAAAGTTCAAATCTGGATAACGAAAGGTGATGAAAGCGTAAAATTACAGCAACAAAATGCTTTGACTTTTGTAAATACTTCTAATAATTTTCAGAATATTGAAATTGACGACGCTCAGAAGTTTCAATATATTGATGGTTTTGGGTATACATTAACCGGCGGAAGTGTCGAGGTAATCAATCGTCTCTCTCCTTCAAAAAGAAAAGCGCTTTTAAACGAACTTTTTGGGAATGATAAGAACTCAATTTCAATAAGTTATTTAAGATTGAGCATTGGTGCATCCGATTTGGATGGTGAAGTTTTTTCTTATGATGATTTACCAGAAGGTCAAACCGATCCTTCTCTTTCTAAATTCAGTTTGGCAAGAGATAAAGATTTGATTTCAATGCTAAAAGAAATTTTAGCAATTAATCCTAAAATAAAAATCATCGCAGCACCTTGGTCACCACCGGTTTGGATGAAAGATAACGGTAAATCGATTGGTGGAAGTTTAAAAACTGAATATTATGATGTTTACGCAAAATATTTCGTAAAATATATTCAGGGAATGCAGAAAGAAGGAATTACAATTGATGCAATCACTCCTCAAAACGAACCTTTACATCCAGGAAACAACCCAAGCTTACTGATGGTTTCGGATCAGCAGAGAGATTTTATTAAACAAAGCTTAGGTCCTATTTTTAAATCAAATAATATTAAAACCAAAATCGTTGTTTACGATCACAATTGCAACAAACCAGAATATGCCATTAATATTTTAAATGATACTGAAGCCAATCAATATATCGACGGTTCTGCTTTCCATTTGTATGAAGGAGATATTTCAGCTTTAAGTACTGTTCACAACGCTCATCCCAATAAAAATCTTTATTTTACAGAACAATGGACAGGTGCAAAAGGGACTTTCAATGAAGACCTAAACTGGCACACCAGAAATGTTGTCATCGGATCGATGAGAAACTGGAGTAAAATTGCTTTAGAATGGAATCTTGCGAATGATCCTCAATACAAACCTCATACACCGGGAGGTTGTACAGAATGTAAAGGAGCGATTACGGTTTCAGACAGTGAAAATTTTACAAGAAATGTTGCGTATTATATTATTGCTCATGCTTCAAAGTTTGTTCCGGCAAATTCTCAGAGAATAGCTTCTACACAAACGGAAAACTTGGCTACAGTTGCTTTCAAAACTCCGGAGGGTAGAACGGTTTTGATAGTTCAGAACAACAATAAATCGGATGAAAGTTTCAATATAAAATATAATCAGAAAACAGCGCCGGTTACAATCAGCGGAAGTTCTGTAGCAACTTATATTTTTTAA
- a CDS encoding RagB/SusD family nutrient uptake outer membrane protein, with the protein MKINKIIYSISVSALFFTAVSCDRYLDTEPISDQTVDINNPIATAGNAEEAMTTIYSDFGNEYWQLDYFLNGDSQTDISYAGGDNVQNFQQDEYRILATNTNVNRDWGYLSNFMDHCNKILNYVDGAEGLSTARKNQMKAEASIFRGMYLFHMVQLWGDVPVVTKSFITINSENFNEAYTQLYPKRQSVNDVYAQIISDLEGAIANAPASSEKYKANKGTAYALLAKVYATKPNPEWAKVKEYSDLVISQGYSLLPVYSHLFDSNHEANVESIFEVNGNASNIWAWCTSMFVGTDWKKFNTPSNDLVKTFNDSGDTQRLNTTVKFSSVTWSDTYWASNNFPFMNKMRLTDGNQNFYILRFADILLLKAEANIHLGNFSEAQTLINQVRSRVALNPITITSEDDGINKVLSERKLELAFEGHRWFDLKRTGKAISILSQQKNGNGTVLPYATNINQNRLLWPIPQAQLDKNQNLTQNPGY; encoded by the coding sequence ATGAAAATCAACAAAATAATATACTCAATTTCTGTTTCTGCTCTATTTTTCACAGCAGTTTCTTGTGATAGATATTTAGATACTGAACCCATTTCTGATCAGACAGTCGATATAAATAATCCTATTGCAACTGCAGGAAATGCAGAAGAAGCAATGACAACTATTTATTCTGATTTTGGCAATGAATATTGGCAATTAGACTATTTTCTAAATGGTGATTCTCAAACAGATATTTCATATGCAGGAGGTGATAATGTGCAAAACTTTCAACAAGATGAATATAGAATATTAGCAACTAATACCAATGTAAATAGAGATTGGGGTTATCTAAGTAATTTTATGGATCATTGTAATAAAATCCTTAATTATGTAGATGGAGCTGAAGGATTATCTACTGCTAGAAAGAATCAGATGAAAGCTGAGGCATCCATTTTCCGAGGAATGTATTTGTTTCATATGGTACAGCTTTGGGGTGATGTTCCTGTGGTAACAAAATCATTCATAACCATCAATTCAGAAAATTTCAATGAAGCTTATACTCAATTATATCCAAAAAGACAGTCTGTAAATGATGTGTATGCTCAAATAATTTCTGATTTGGAGGGAGCTATTGCAAATGCACCTGCTTCATCAGAAAAGTATAAAGCTAATAAAGGAACTGCTTATGCATTATTGGCGAAAGTTTATGCTACAAAGCCAAATCCAGAGTGGGCAAAAGTAAAAGAGTATTCTGATTTAGTTATTTCTCAAGGATATTCTTTACTTCCTGTTTATTCTCATTTGTTTGATAGTAATCATGAAGCAAACGTAGAGTCAATCTTTGAAGTTAATGGCAATGCAAGCAATATTTGGGCTTGGTGTACTTCTATGTTTGTGGGTACTGATTGGAAAAAGTTTAATACTCCTTCAAATGATTTAGTGAAAACATTTAATGACTCAGGCGATACACAAAGATTAAATACTACTGTTAAATTTTCATCTGTAACTTGGTCAGATACTTATTGGGCGAGTAATAATTTTCCATTTATGAATAAAATGCGATTGACTGATGGAAATCAAAATTTCTATATTCTCCGTTTTGCAGATATTTTATTATTAAAAGCTGAAGCTAATATTCATTTGGGGAATTTTTCAGAAGCTCAAACTTTAATAAATCAAGTAAGGAGTAGAGTAGCTCTTAACCCAATTACCATTACATCTGAAGACGATGGTATAAATAAAGTATTATCAGAAAGAAAATTAGAATTAGCATTCGAAGGTCATCGTTGGTTTGATTTAAAGCGTACAGGAAAAGCAATTTCTATTCTTTCTCAACAAAAAAATGGTAATGGAACAGTACTTCCATATGCCACCAACATTAATCAAAACAGATTGTTATGGCCTATTCCTCAGGCGCAATTAGACAAGAATCAAAATTTAACTCAAAATCCTGGATATTAA
- a CDS encoding SusC/RagA family TonB-linked outer membrane protein gives MNVKISRSLGIIAALYFTANFNAQTTPRDAVSKEQKIEEVVVIGYGSVKKSNLTSAVSTVKADAFADRPITNVAQALQGNAAGVNVVQPSGKPGAALDVKIRGNTSITSSTSPLYVVDGIQTTDISGINTDDIVEMSILKDATSTAIYGINGSSGVVLITTKRGKSNKPQLGFNAYWGFSKKVNNINVLNLDQYKSLMSEINPADLATINNPMYAGINTNWEDKVYQNGFDQNYNVNYSFGNENIKAYTSLGYQGTDGIITPSRFDRYSFKVNLDANIAKWLKFNTSLNYIKTDLSSTSDNLSTARGGIVLAALNTPSFLPVYGSEVNNIPINTDGSIKDGYKPGQFAPNPLQSSWENPVAYQSRIDETYNNRFMSNFGFDVTLAKNLVFKPSVSLDVVDTKRMNFVNGYQTNYGRQEQGTGSLNRSTWQNVLYEGTLNYNFKSGANDLQLLLGGNVRDGKYINNSQWGKMFPEDTNEFVYELAKQPHYNYTSTDLREISGFLRAIYTFNNKYTVMGIMKAQSSSALSKDNRWGYFPGLSAGWVISNENFLKDNSYISYLKLRGGWGKAGNASGISAYSAYYLQRLSELGYNEDGTPKGSWSPYQFSNTDLTWETTTDSNIGIDANFLNNRIKFTADIYKRDTKNLIMGIVFPIATYSYNTNVGSVENRGLELSLNTANIKTANFSWNTSFNISFTKNEIQSINYIPVSYAAYNETVGEYITRFAPGVAIGSFYGYQVQGVDPTLGNLTYKDLNGNGAFDAGDRTTIGNPNPKYTFGFTNHFNYKGLYLDVLITGSQGGDIFNASRLDLELMNDFKNQSTVVLDRWKTPGQITNIPKAKDPESLHISDRFVEDGSYIKLKAVTLGYNFKNLFKGISNVNVYVTGQNLHTWTKYSGFDPEVNAYSGSAGVLGIDYGTYPQVRTFIIGLKTTF, from the coding sequence ATGAATGTAAAAATATCAAGAAGCTTAGGGATTATTGCCGCACTTTATTTTACGGCAAATTTCAATGCACAGACTACGCCGCGCGATGCTGTTTCAAAAGAGCAGAAGATCGAGGAAGTGGTAGTTATTGGTTATGGTTCAGTAAAAAAATCAAACCTTACGAGTGCGGTATCTACTGTTAAAGCTGATGCTTTTGCCGATAGACCAATAACAAATGTTGCTCAAGCTTTACAAGGTAACGCGGCCGGAGTAAATGTAGTACAACCTTCAGGTAAACCTGGCGCAGCATTAGACGTGAAAATTAGAGGGAATACATCTATTACATCGAGTACATCTCCTTTATATGTTGTAGACGGAATTCAGACAACAGACATTAGCGGTATCAATACAGATGATATTGTAGAAATGAGTATATTAAAAGATGCAACATCTACAGCAATATATGGTATAAATGGTTCAAGTGGAGTTGTTCTCATAACTACAAAAAGAGGTAAAAGTAATAAGCCTCAGTTAGGTTTTAATGCATATTGGGGCTTCTCAAAGAAGGTGAATAATATTAATGTATTGAATCTGGATCAATATAAATCTTTAATGAGTGAGATTAACCCTGCAGATCTTGCCACAATCAATAATCCAATGTATGCTGGTATCAACACGAATTGGGAAGATAAAGTGTATCAGAATGGGTTTGATCAAAACTATAACGTAAATTATTCTTTTGGCAATGAAAATATAAAGGCTTATACTTCGTTAGGATATCAAGGAACAGATGGAATCATAACACCATCTAGGTTTGATCGATATTCTTTTAAAGTAAATTTGGATGCAAATATTGCAAAATGGTTAAAATTCAATACAAGTCTAAATTATATAAAAACAGATTTATCAAGTACATCAGATAATCTGAGTACGGCGAGAGGAGGAATTGTTTTGGCAGCTCTTAATACACCTTCTTTTTTACCAGTTTATGGTTCTGAAGTTAATAACATTCCTATTAATACTGATGGCAGTATAAAAGATGGATATAAACCTGGTCAATTTGCTCCAAATCCTCTTCAGTCTTCATGGGAAAATCCAGTAGCTTATCAGTCGAGAATAGATGAAACCTATAATAATCGATTTATGAGTAATTTTGGTTTTGATGTTACCTTAGCAAAAAATCTAGTTTTCAAACCCAGCGTATCTTTAGATGTTGTGGATACTAAAAGAATGAATTTTGTAAATGGTTACCAAACTAATTATGGAAGACAAGAACAAGGTACGGGTAGCCTGAATAGAAGTACATGGCAAAATGTTTTATATGAAGGCACATTAAATTATAATTTCAAGTCTGGAGCTAATGATTTACAATTATTATTAGGAGGAAATGTAAGAGACGGAAAATATATTAATAATAGCCAATGGGGGAAAATGTTTCCTGAAGACACTAATGAATTCGTTTATGAATTAGCGAAACAGCCTCACTATAACTATACTTCTACAGATTTAAGAGAAATTTCAGGTTTTTTACGAGCGATCTATACTTTTAACAATAAGTACACAGTAATGGGAATAATGAAAGCACAATCGTCATCTGCACTATCTAAAGATAACAGATGGGGATACTTTCCTGGACTTTCCGCTGGTTGGGTGATTTCTAATGAAAATTTTCTTAAAGACAATTCATATATAAGCTATTTGAAATTGAGAGGAGGATGGGGAAAAGCGGGTAATGCATCAGGAATTAGCGCTTATTCCGCATATTACCTTCAAAGACTTTCGGAATTAGGATATAATGAAGATGGAACTCCTAAAGGTTCATGGAGCCCTTATCAGTTTAGTAATACTGATTTAACGTGGGAAACTACAACAGATAGTAATATTGGAATAGATGCTAATTTCCTCAATAATCGTATCAAATTTACGGCGGATATTTATAAAAGAGATACAAAGAATTTAATAATGGGCATTGTCTTTCCAATCGCAACATATAGTTACAATACAAACGTTGGTTCTGTGGAAAATAGAGGTCTTGAACTTTCTTTGAATACTGCTAATATTAAGACTGCAAATTTTAGTTGGAATACAAGCTTTAATATTTCTTTTACAAAAAATGAGATTCAATCAATCAATTACATTCCTGTATCTTATGCTGCGTATAATGAGACTGTGGGAGAATATATTACAAGATTTGCTCCTGGAGTAGCGATAGGAAGTTTTTATGGTTATCAAGTACAAGGCGTAGATCCTACATTAGGAAATTTAACTTATAAAGATCTTAATGGAAATGGAGCTTTCGACGCTGGCGATCGTACTACAATAGGAAATCCAAACCCGAAGTATACTTTTGGCTTTACAAATCATTTTAATTATAAAGGATTATATTTAGATGTATTGATTACAGGATCGCAAGGTGGTGATATTTTCAATGCATCAAGATTAGATTTAGAATTAATGAATGATTTTAAAAATCAATCTACGGTCGTATTAGATAGATGGAAAACACCAGGGCAAATTACTAATATACCTAAAGCTAAAGATCCCGAGTCATTACATATTTCTGATCGTTTTGTAGAAGACGGATCTTATATTAAGCTTAAAGCAGTAACATTAGGTTATAATTTTAAAAACTTATTTAAAGGTATTTCTAATGTTAATGTTTATGTCACAGGGCAAAATCTTCATACTTGGACTAAATATAGTGGTTTCGATCCTGAAGTCAATGCGTATTCAGGATCTGCGGGAGTTCTTGGTATCGACTATGGTACTTATCCTCAAGTTAGAACATTTATTATTGGTCTTAAAACAACTTTCTAA
- a CDS encoding MFS transporter encodes MTTKQPNISLPLKLTFLVFSMVLNCMGIVILQLSEQKITYDKLGFLESFKDLPIAIFSLFAVNFISRFGTKKSLVFALMLVGVCSLFLPFVEVFWFFKLWFAIIGTCFAIGKICVYGIIRNNMTEEKSLAKTMNSVEASFMIGIFTVNTGFGWLISSQFGEYWKFGFMSISLISFFTVYLFTKVKIAEPQNKSTRILPDLSGFGKTTFILFFAVSFFIIFIEQSFNSWLPAFYKDHLKVNSFFALQASSFLALFSYTGRAITSKIIQRFPLSKYFMMCVLMIIILLVIISGIQFYFSENAKILLFLFPIIGLFLAPLYPVINSKMIAKIDKDKINAFTSLIVSVSSISSSINSISISVLFKNQMLTYYSLYILGAVIMVSVLAYSYFKLSANKI; translated from the coding sequence ATGACCACTAAACAACCAAATATTTCACTTCCGCTGAAACTTACTTTCCTTGTTTTTTCAATGGTTCTAAATTGTATGGGGATTGTTATTCTTCAGCTTTCCGAGCAGAAAATTACGTATGACAAACTTGGTTTTTTAGAGTCATTTAAAGATTTACCGATTGCAATATTTTCTCTTTTTGCGGTTAATTTTATCAGCAGATTCGGAACAAAAAAATCATTGGTGTTTGCTTTAATGTTAGTTGGAGTCTGTTCTTTATTCTTGCCCTTTGTCGAAGTTTTTTGGTTTTTTAAATTATGGTTTGCGATTATCGGAACCTGTTTTGCGATAGGAAAAATTTGTGTTTACGGCATTATTCGAAATAATATGACGGAAGAAAAATCATTAGCCAAAACCATGAACAGCGTTGAAGCTTCTTTTATGATTGGTATCTTTACGGTCAATACAGGTTTCGGATGGTTAATTTCCAGCCAGTTTGGTGAATATTGGAAATTTGGCTTTATGTCTATTTCTCTGATTTCCTTTTTTACTGTTTATCTTTTTACGAAAGTTAAAATTGCCGAACCGCAAAATAAGAGCACAAGAATTCTCCCTGATCTCTCAGGATTTGGAAAAACAACTTTTATACTTTTTTTTGCAGTAAGTTTTTTTATTATTTTTATCGAACAGAGTTTTAATTCCTGGCTTCCTGCATTTTACAAAGATCATTTAAAAGTTAATTCTTTCTTTGCGCTTCAGGCATCTTCGTTTTTGGCACTCTTTTCATATACAGGAAGAGCAATTACTTCAAAGATTATTCAGCGATTTCCGTTGTCGAAATATTTCATGATGTGTGTGTTGATGATTATCATTTTGTTGGTTATCATTTCAGGCATTCAGTTTTATTTTAGTGAGAATGCGAAGATTTTGTTATTCCTCTTTCCAATTATTGGTTTGTTTCTCGCACCACTCTATCCGGTTATCAATTCAAAAATGATTGCAAAAATTGATAAGGATAAAATCAATGCTTTTACTTCTTTAATAGTAAGTGTATCTTCAATAAGCAGCTCAATCAATTCAATTTCAATTTCGGTACTGTTTAAAAATCAAATGCTTACTTATTATTCTTTATATATTTTGGGAGCTGTAATTATGGTTTCCGTTTTAGCATATTCTTATTTTAAACTTAGTGCTAATAAAATTTAA
- a CDS encoding NUDIX hydrolase encodes MKTDHNKNIETLKELIDSKDLIPNVSVDCTIFGFHDNILKVLLLKYHDLNLYSLPGGFVFIDEDLREAADRVLYERTHLKGLFLEQFHTFGRLNRTENNVHKTLINNKGLDVPKDHWILQRFITVGYCSLIDFTMANTFPDAFNESCAWFEVNKLPQMAFDHDRVIAEGLEYLRKNIDTQVAASNLLPEKFTMKDLQSLYETILGEKFRRNNFQRKILSTNSLERMEKLFDGSANKAPYLYKFIKK; translated from the coding sequence ATGAAAACTGATCACAATAAAAACATAGAGACATTAAAGGAACTTATTGATAGTAAAGATCTTATCCCCAATGTATCCGTCGATTGTACTATTTTCGGGTTTCATGATAACATCCTGAAAGTTCTGTTATTAAAGTACCACGACCTTAATTTGTATTCTCTTCCCGGTGGTTTTGTTTTTATTGATGAAGATCTAAGAGAAGCAGCTGATCGTGTTTTGTATGAAAGAACGCATCTTAAAGGTTTATTTTTGGAGCAGTTTCATACTTTTGGAAGACTCAACAGAACCGAAAATAACGTCCACAAAACGTTAATTAACAACAAAGGTTTAGATGTTCCTAAAGATCACTGGATTTTACAAAGATTTATTACGGTTGGTTATTGCAGCTTAATAGATTTTACGATGGCAAATACTTTTCCTGATGCTTTTAACGAATCTTGTGCATGGTTTGAGGTAAATAAACTTCCGCAAATGGCATTTGATCACGACAGAGTGATTGCCGAAGGATTGGAATATCTTAGAAAAAACATCGATACTCAGGTTGCTGCAAGTAATTTGTTACCCGAAAAATTTACCATGAAAGACCTACAATCGTTGTATGAAACTATTTTGGGTGAAAAATTCAGACGAAATAATTTTCAGCGTAAAATATTAAGTACTAATTCTTTGGAAAGAATGGAGAAATTATTCGACGGTTCAGCAAATAAAGCACCTTATCTCTATAAATTCATCAAAAAATAG
- a CDS encoding acyl-CoA dehydrogenase family protein: MSYYPLTSIPDYYGIDALLTEEHKLIRQSVRDWVESFVMPNIDQAAQNHTDLPNLMRELGKIGALGPYIPEEYGGSGLDQISYGLIMQELERGDSAVRSAASVQSSLVMFPINEFGSEEQKRKYLPKLASGEMIGSFGLTEPNHGSDPSSMETYFKDMGDHYLLNGAKMWITNSPLCDIAVIWAKNEEGKVQGLIVERGMEGFTTPETHNKWSLRASKTGELVFNDVKVPKENLLPNVTGLKGPLSCLNSARYGISWGVIGAAIDCYCTAVQYSKERKQFGKAIGGFQLQQKKLAEFLTEITKAQLLCLQLGNLKNDHKASPAQISMAKRNNVKMAIDIARESRQILGGMGIMGEFPMMRHAANLESVITYEGTHDVHLLITGLDITGINAF; this comes from the coding sequence ATGTCATATTATCCTCTTACAAGCATTCCTGATTATTATGGAATTGATGCTTTACTTACCGAAGAACACAAGCTTATCCGTCAATCTGTAAGAGATTGGGTTGAAAGCTTTGTAATGCCAAATATTGATCAGGCAGCTCAAAATCATACCGATTTACCAAATTTAATGAGAGAATTGGGGAAAATAGGAGCTTTAGGACCTTACATTCCTGAAGAATACGGTGGTTCTGGCCTTGATCAGATTTCTTACGGTTTGATTATGCAGGAATTGGAAAGAGGGGATTCTGCAGTGCGTTCTGCAGCATCTGTACAAAGTTCTTTGGTAATGTTCCCGATCAATGAATTCGGTTCTGAAGAACAAAAAAGAAAATACTTACCAAAGCTAGCTTCCGGTGAAATGATAGGATCTTTCGGTCTTACTGAGCCGAATCACGGTTCAGATCCAAGTTCTATGGAAACGTATTTTAAAGATATGGGTGATCATTATCTTTTAAATGGAGCCAAAATGTGGATTACCAACTCTCCATTATGCGATATCGCAGTGATTTGGGCTAAAAATGAAGAAGGAAAAGTACAGGGATTAATCGTTGAAAGAGGAATGGAAGGTTTTACCACTCCGGAGACTCACAATAAATGGAGCTTAAGAGCTTCTAAAACTGGTGAGTTAGTTTTCAATGATGTGAAAGTACCTAAAGAGAACTTACTTCCAAATGTTACAGGATTAAAAGGACCTTTGTCTTGTTTAAATTCTGCGAGATACGGAATTTCTTGGGGCGTTATCGGAGCAGCGATTGATTGTTACTGCACGGCTGTTCAATATTCTAAAGAAAGAAAACAGTTCGGAAAAGCAATCGGTGGATTCCAGTTACAACAAAAAAAATTAGCTGAATTCTTAACTGAAATCACTAAGGCTCAATTACTTTGCTTACAGCTGGGTAATCTGAAAAACGACCACAAAGCAAGTCCAGCTCAGATTTCTATGGCAAAAAGAAATAATGTAAAAATGGCGATTGATATTGCAAGAGAATCACGCCAAATTCTTGGCGGAATGGGAATCATGGGTGAATTCCCGATGATGCGTCATGCTGCCAATTTAGAATCGGTAATTACGTATGAAGGAACACACGATGTTCATTTGCTGATTACAGGTCTTGATATTACAGGAATTAACGCTTTTTAG